One genomic segment of Coraliomargarita parva includes these proteins:
- the nagB gene encoding glucosamine-6-phosphate deaminase, whose product MADNLISSYTQEERIKTLIYSDAADACSHVATEIASLIRTRNEAGKATVLGLATGSTPVRLYRELIRMHREEGLSFQNVITFNLDEYYGLSGDHPESYRRFMQDQLFDHVDLKLENTHVPDGLVEREDVFTSCQTYEEAIRAAGGIDIQILGIGRTGHIGFNEPGSDAQTRTRLVTLDSLTRRDAARDFLGEENVPRHAITMGVGTILDARKLYLLAWGEAKAPVLAESVEGEPTDSIPASFLQQHDDCEFCIDLAAAGHLTRVRYPWLVGPVEWTPEMVRKSVVWLAGKVEKPLLKLTDEDYAENGMADLLTEKGSAYNLNIDLFNITQHTITGWPGGKPNADDSSRPERANPFPKRSLILSPEPMDDVYCLGGTMHRLANQGHDVTVAYATSGNLAVPDPDVRRAIELIMEVGQERENQDDIGFARSVEEQLNAKGQFGEDTRDIRHVKGLIRRGEARSSARLLEIPAGQVRFLDLPFYEEGRYRRFKWGDADVSAMVNLLEELKPHQIFATGLGHDPLSVTSICFEVLRAALNECANSEWISDCRIWLYRGPGAEWDTHEIDMAVPLSPDEFEYKIRGIYQHQTQRSQSPSTLRKSGSDSWNLASQLNRSTAETYDDLGLAEYEAIEGFKLWNADKPE is encoded by the coding sequence ATGGCAGATAATCTAATTTCGAGTTACACCCAGGAGGAACGGATCAAAACCCTCATCTATTCGGATGCGGCGGACGCCTGTTCTCACGTGGCCACGGAGATCGCGAGTCTCATACGAACACGCAATGAGGCCGGTAAAGCGACCGTCCTTGGTTTGGCGACGGGATCGACGCCGGTGCGGCTCTATCGCGAGTTAATCCGCATGCACCGGGAGGAGGGGCTTTCCTTCCAGAACGTCATTACCTTTAACCTCGACGAATACTACGGCTTGTCCGGCGATCATCCGGAGAGCTACCGCCGGTTCATGCAGGACCAGTTGTTCGACCACGTGGACCTGAAGCTTGAAAACACGCATGTGCCGGACGGCTTGGTCGAGCGGGAAGATGTCTTTACCTCTTGCCAGACCTACGAAGAAGCCATTCGGGCAGCGGGTGGGATCGATATTCAGATTCTGGGGATTGGTCGCACGGGGCATATCGGTTTTAACGAGCCCGGCTCCGATGCGCAGACGCGCACCCGCCTGGTTACATTGGATAGTCTGACGCGCCGCGATGCGGCACGCGACTTCCTTGGAGAAGAGAATGTGCCCCGGCACGCCATCACGATGGGGGTCGGCACGATTCTCGATGCGCGTAAGCTTTACCTGTTGGCCTGGGGCGAGGCGAAAGCGCCGGTCCTCGCGGAGTCGGTTGAAGGCGAGCCGACGGATTCCATTCCTGCCAGCTTCCTCCAGCAGCATGACGATTGCGAATTCTGCATCGACTTGGCGGCGGCCGGTCATCTGACGCGGGTGCGCTATCCTTGGCTGGTGGGTCCGGTGGAGTGGACTCCGGAGATGGTGCGCAAGTCCGTCGTCTGGCTGGCCGGGAAGGTCGAGAAGCCTCTCTTGAAACTGACCGACGAGGACTATGCGGAAAATGGCATGGCGGATTTGCTGACCGAAAAAGGTTCCGCCTACAACCTCAACATCGACCTGTTTAACATCACGCAGCACACCATTACCGGTTGGCCGGGCGGCAAGCCGAATGCGGATGACAGCAGCCGGCCGGAACGCGCGAATCCATTTCCCAAGCGCTCGCTCATTCTGAGCCCCGAGCCGATGGACGACGTTTACTGCCTCGGGGGCACCATGCATCGTCTGGCCAATCAGGGGCATGATGTGACGGTGGCTTACGCGACTTCCGGCAATCTGGCGGTGCCGGATCCGGATGTGCGCCGCGCGATCGAGCTGATCATGGAGGTCGGTCAGGAACGTGAAAACCAGGACGATATCGGCTTTGCGCGTTCGGTCGAAGAACAACTGAATGCCAAGGGGCAATTCGGTGAAGATACCCGGGACATCCGTCATGTGAAAGGCTTGATCCGTCGCGGGGAGGCTCGTTCCTCCGCACGTCTTCTGGAGATCCCAGCCGGGCAAGTTCGTTTCCTTGATTTGCCGTTTTATGAGGAGGGGCGCTATCGTCGCTTCAAGTGGGGCGATGCCGATGTCAGCGCGATGGTGAACTTGCTGGAGGAGCTCAAGCCGCATCAGATCTTTGCCACGGGCTTGGGCCACGATCCACTGTCTGTGACGTCCATTTGTTTCGAGGTGTTGCGCGCCGCGCTGAATGAATGTGCCAATTCGGAGTGGATCTCGGACTGCCGTATCTGGCTCTATCGCGGTCCGGGCGCGGAATGGGATACCCACGAAATCGACATGGCGGTGCCTTTGTCACCCGACGAATTCGAGTATAAGATCCGCGGAATCTACCAGCACCAGACACAGCGCAGCCAGTCGCCGAGCACGCTGCGGAAGAGCGGCAGCGATTCCTGGAATCTGGCGAGCCAGTTGAACCGCAGCACTGCGGAAACCTACGACGACTTGGGCTTGGCCGAATACGAGGCGATTGAAGGCTTTAAGTTATGGAACGCAGACAAGCCGGAATAG
- a CDS encoding helix-turn-helix domain-containing protein: protein MNCWRNLPELKSIGLYVSPMGGAIEPAQVSKRHCRFEIILEGAVYGFEDEPVLHSEGSVFCHREGQLTVSESPDDSYYNCLTAEFACRPGEEPPTWPRMFYWSDRKAMHQFADEMLHAFHYAAMDRGVIGGLVLSRLRFELEQFRMHDSTQHLHPQLRRATDFINSHYALPVSLDDVAASAGVSVSHLHMLFREHLGESPHQYLIQKRMRAAGHALASTNAPIKVVAVECGYANTENFCRAFRKFYDRSATEYREAYTRSKSAVY, encoded by the coding sequence ATGAATTGCTGGCGAAACCTTCCAGAGCTTAAGAGCATCGGATTATACGTGAGCCCGATGGGCGGGGCGATCGAGCCTGCTCAAGTTTCGAAGCGGCACTGCCGTTTCGAGATCATCCTGGAAGGCGCTGTCTATGGCTTTGAAGATGAACCGGTCTTACACTCCGAAGGTTCCGTCTTCTGTCACCGGGAGGGTCAGTTGACGGTTTCGGAGTCGCCGGATGATAGCTATTACAATTGCCTGACCGCAGAGTTCGCTTGCCGGCCGGGGGAAGAGCCGCCGACTTGGCCACGGATGTTTTACTGGAGCGACCGCAAGGCCATGCACCAGTTTGCCGACGAGATGCTTCACGCGTTTCACTACGCGGCGATGGATCGGGGCGTGATCGGCGGTCTTGTTTTAAGCCGCCTGCGTTTCGAGCTGGAACAGTTCCGTATGCATGACAGCACGCAGCATCTGCATCCCCAGCTAAGGCGCGCGACGGATTTTATCAATTCGCACTACGCCTTGCCTGTTAGCCTCGATGACGTTGCGGCGAGCGCAGGCGTTAGCGTATCCCACCTGCACATGCTCTTTCGGGAACACCTTGGAGAGAGTCCGCACCAATATCTCATCCAAAAGCGGATGCGTGCGGCCGGGCACGCGCTTGCGTCAACGAATGCTCCGATCAAGGTCGTTGCCGTTGAGTGCGGTTACGCCAATACCGAAAATTTCTGTCGTGCCTTCCGTAAATTTTATGACCGCTCGGCTACTGAATACCGCGAAGCCTACACGCGGTCAAAGTCCGCAGTATACTGA
- a CDS encoding helix-turn-helix transcriptional regulator, translating into MNPPAQPVSGFPETLAEPTSYYRGIEAPERPRVNNLVTFLRNNRESLQQKNFYNRSHHRNVLILVLETAGSVIVDGAEHPLKPGQAYLVRPFQFHHYLNLESDQLRWLFLTFDLVHGSELLDYLSHSILQPQEADLQIWRDIVRCANSENANEQQEALPLLDTLLYRLAKSHQDNPSNKPRDSWIAKVEGAIVESVHQGWTVDEIGRKLGLSGRQLRTRFQNEMGISIRDYRANYQLNRAINLLRDSQNSMNTIAELCGFNSQAVFNRFIKRETGFSPLSLRKRL; encoded by the coding sequence ATGAATCCCCCCGCACAACCCGTCTCAGGCTTTCCGGAAACATTAGCTGAACCCACCAGCTACTACCGTGGCATCGAAGCACCGGAACGGCCCCGGGTGAACAACCTGGTCACCTTCCTTCGAAACAACCGGGAGTCCTTACAGCAAAAGAATTTTTATAACCGCTCGCATCACCGGAATGTCCTCATCCTGGTCCTTGAAACCGCAGGCTCCGTGATTGTGGATGGGGCCGAACACCCCTTGAAGCCGGGTCAGGCGTATCTCGTGAGGCCGTTCCAGTTTCACCACTACTTGAATTTGGAAAGCGATCAGCTGCGCTGGCTATTCCTGACTTTCGACTTGGTTCACGGAAGCGAGCTTCTGGATTACCTCAGCCACAGCATTTTGCAGCCTCAGGAGGCCGACCTTCAGATCTGGCGTGATATTGTTCGTTGCGCCAACAGCGAGAATGCTAATGAGCAACAAGAGGCACTCCCCCTCTTGGACACCCTGCTCTACCGCCTGGCAAAATCACATCAGGACAATCCTTCGAACAAGCCCCGGGATTCCTGGATCGCCAAAGTGGAGGGCGCCATAGTCGAGTCCGTCCACCAGGGGTGGACCGTCGATGAGATCGGACGCAAACTGGGCCTAAGCGGGCGGCAACTGCGCACCCGCTTCCAAAACGAGATGGGCATCAGCATCCGGGATTACCGTGCAAACTATCAGCTCAACCGCGCCATCAACCTGCTGCGGGACTCCCAGAATTCCATGAATACGATTGCGGAGCTCTGCGGTTTCAACTCACAAGCCGTTTTCAATCGCTTCATCAAACGCGAAACAGGGTTCTCACCGCTCTCGCTCCGCAAGCGTCTGTAA
- a CDS encoding ROK family protein — MERRQAGIVVEALQYKHQPVLDPAFVPAKIWNDHYRLKVAECSGERQVAVCLRRTDGEHWIYRTVMLPAEPRYEALSFRYLERIVKFLLWAWGGNQVSIHGAPELVAKLQQVYSAAGERAFDYEFMGQTCFLDTLRIEAAPQLESSPKTDAVDPISTRELQGCRIGFDLGGSDRKCAALIDGEVVFTEEIKWDPYFQSDPSYHLNGIQDSLKRAAKHLPRVDAIGGSAAGVYVNSEPRVASLFRGVPGDAFQSTIRPMFRELQKMWDDVPFVVHNDGDVTALAGAMSLGQNGVLGISMGTSEAAGYINRSGIITGWLNELAFAPVDYRSDAPADEWSGDRGCGVQYFSQQAVDRLIEPSGLNISSEFSLPERLEIVQEKMKQGDERAAAIYQTIGVYFGYTIAHYCDFYDFQHLLFLGRVSSGQGGQIIQKQAERVLADEYPNFADKLTISMPDEKMKRHGQAVAAASLPTLTPMIQS, encoded by the coding sequence ATGGAACGCAGACAAGCCGGAATAGTTGTGGAAGCACTACAATACAAACATCAGCCCGTCTTGGACCCCGCGTTTGTCCCGGCCAAGATTTGGAATGACCACTATCGTCTGAAGGTTGCCGAATGTTCCGGGGAGCGTCAGGTTGCGGTGTGTCTCCGTCGCACGGATGGTGAGCACTGGATCTATCGTACGGTCATGTTGCCGGCGGAGCCACGCTACGAGGCATTGAGCTTTCGCTATCTCGAGCGGATCGTCAAATTTCTGCTCTGGGCCTGGGGCGGCAATCAAGTGTCCATTCATGGGGCACCGGAGTTGGTTGCAAAGCTGCAGCAAGTCTATTCAGCCGCGGGGGAACGCGCCTTCGATTATGAGTTCATGGGGCAGACCTGTTTTCTGGATACACTGCGCATTGAAGCAGCTCCCCAGCTGGAGTCGTCGCCGAAAACAGATGCGGTGGACCCCATCTCGACACGCGAGCTCCAAGGGTGCCGTATTGGTTTTGATCTGGGGGGAAGTGACCGCAAGTGCGCGGCGCTGATCGACGGCGAAGTTGTCTTTACCGAAGAGATCAAATGGGACCCGTATTTCCAGAGCGATCCTTCGTATCACCTCAATGGTATTCAGGATAGTTTGAAACGTGCGGCAAAGCATTTGCCCCGCGTGGATGCGATCGGCGGGAGTGCCGCGGGTGTCTATGTGAACAGTGAGCCACGCGTGGCTTCACTCTTTCGTGGCGTGCCCGGTGATGCCTTCCAGTCGACCATCCGGCCGATGTTCCGGGAGTTGCAGAAAATGTGGGACGATGTGCCCTTTGTGGTCCATAACGACGGCGATGTTACGGCCTTGGCGGGCGCTATGTCGCTTGGTCAGAATGGCGTTCTGGGGATTTCGATGGGGACCAGTGAGGCGGCCGGCTATATCAACCGGAGTGGTATCATAACCGGTTGGTTGAACGAACTGGCATTTGCACCGGTGGATTATCGTAGCGATGCGCCCGCTGACGAATGGAGCGGGGACCGCGGCTGCGGTGTTCAATATTTCTCCCAGCAAGCGGTGGACCGGCTCATTGAGCCCTCGGGCCTGAACATTTCCAGCGAGTTTTCGTTGCCGGAACGTCTCGAAATTGTTCAGGAAAAGATGAAGCAAGGCGATGAGCGTGCGGCGGCCATTTACCAAACGATCGGCGTCTATTTCGGTTATACCATCGCGCATTATTGCGACTTCTACGATTTCCAGCATCTGCTCTTTCTCGGCCGTGTCAGCTCCGGTCAAGGGGGGCAAATTATCCAGAAACAGGCGGAGCGTGTTCTGGCCGATGAGTATCCGAATTTTGCAGACAAACTTACGATCAGCATGCCTGACGAAAAAATGAAGCGACATGGGCAGGCGGTTGCCGCGGCAAGCCTCCCAACTTTAACACCAATGATCCAATCATGA